The following proteins are encoded in a genomic region of Zea mays cultivar B73 chromosome 9, Zm-B73-REFERENCE-NAM-5.0, whole genome shotgun sequence:
- the LOC100282383 gene encoding nucleic acid binding protein, translating to MAEPSAAAVTAAEVGEESDAAAMEEVAAAAKRWPGWPGDSVFRLVVPVLKVGSIIGRKGELIKRLVEGTKARVRILEGPVGATERIVLVSGKEDPGLELSPAMDALMRVFKRVIGITDGAAEGTQAAATPGVCAARLLVPGAQAINLIGKQGATIKAIQESTGATIRVISVDEHERPFYVTDDERIVEIQGDTEKVLKALQAVSNHLRKFLVDHSVLPLFEKTNTAVSQDHNVGWSDMSHPSIGSAQVNQPPSVVDEYILPVKRDTLYLERETLLDHNIHRSGVSLYGRDPALSTLRPPGIHGAGPLLTQITQTMQIPLTYAEDIIGVKGANIAYIRANSGAVVTIQESLGSPDDITVEIKGTSSQVQAAQQLIQDSLAAHREPVRSSYVGAGLDSLYRSSYSQYGSSTYPSSSLPSYSSIDDVSRYPSSGLGGYGSSYRY from the exons ATGGCCGAACCAtccgccgccgccgtcaccgcagCTGAGGTCGGGGAGGAGTCCGATGCCGCCGCGATGGAGGAGGTCGCGGCGGCCGCGAAGAGGTGGCCGGGGTGGCCCGGGGACAGCGTGTTCCGGCTGGTGGTGCCAGTGCTCAAGGTCGGAAGCATAATCGGGCGGAAGGGCGAGCTCATCAAGCGCCTTGTCGAGGGGACCAAGGCCAGAGTCCGCATCCTCGAGGGCCCCGTCGGCGCCACCGAGCGTATC GTTTTGGTTTCTGGAAAAGAAGATCCAGGCTTGGAGCTATCTCCAGCCATGGATGCTCTCATGAGAGTTTTTAAGCGTGTCATTGGGATAACAGATGGAGCTGCGGAGGGCACTCAGGCTGCTGCTACTCCTGGTGTATGTGCTGCCCGATTGTTGGTTCCTGGAGCTCAGGCAATTAACCTAATTGGGAAGCAAGGTGCCACTATCAAAGCAATCCAGGAGAGCACGGGTGCTACAATACGGGTAATATCAGTAG ATGAACATGAGAGACCATTTTATGTAACTGACGATGAAAGGATAGTTGAGATACAGGGCGATACAGAGAAAGTTCTAAAAGCACTGCAAGCTGTTTCTAACCATCTTCGGAAGTTTTTGGTTGACCATAGTGTACTTCCATTATTTGAAAAAACT aATACTGCAGTGAGCCAAGATCACAATGTTGGTTGGAGTGATATGTCACATCCTTCAATTGGTTCTGCACAAGTGAATCAACCACCTTCAGTGGTAGATGAATATATTCTTCCAGTGAAGAGGGATACTTTGTATCTTGAACGAGAAACTTTGTTAGATCATAACATTCATCGCTCAGGCGTATCACTTTATGGGCGGGATCCAGCCTTGTCAACACTACGACCACCTGGAATACATGGTGCTGGCCCGCTACTTACACAG ATAACCCAAACCATGCAAATCCCACTTACCTATGCTGAAGACATTATAGGAGTTAAAGGAGCAAATATTGCGTACATACGAGCTAATAGTGGAGCTGTTGTTACAATTCAGGAGAGTTTGGGTAGTCCAGATGATATTACTGTTGAAATAAAGGGGACATCTTCACAGGTACAAGCTGCACAGCAGCTCATCCAG GACTCGTTGGCTGCACACCGAGAACCTGTCAGAAGCAGTTATGTGGGAGCAGGATTAGATTCACTGTATAGGTCCAGCTACTCACAATATGGCAGCTCCACCTATCCTTCGTCATCACTGCCATCTTATTCTAGCATCGATGATGTTAGTAGGTACCCATCTTCAGGTCTTGGTGGCTATGGGTCGAGTTACAGGTACTAG
- the LOC100282383 gene encoding nucleic acid binding protein isoform X1, with protein sequence MAEPSAAAVTAAEVGEESDAAAMEEVAAAAKRWPGWPGDSVFRLVVPVLKVGSIIGRKGELIKRLVEGTKARVRILEGPVGATERIVLVSGKEDPGLELSPAMDALMRVFKRVIGITDGAAEGTQAAATPGVCAARLLVPGAQAINLIGKQGATIKAIQESTGATIRVISVDEHERPFYVTDDERIVEIQGDTEKVLKALQAVSNHLRKFLVDHSVLPLFEKTNTAVSQDHNVGWSDMSHPSIGSAQVNQPPSVVDEYILPVKRDTLYLERETLLDHNIHRSGVSLYGRDPALSTLRPPGIHGAGPLLTQITQTMQIPLTYAEDIIGVKGANIAYIRANSGAVVTIQESLGSPDDITVEIKGTSSQVQAAQQLIQDSLAYI encoded by the exons ATGGCCGAACCAtccgccgccgccgtcaccgcagCTGAGGTCGGGGAGGAGTCCGATGCCGCCGCGATGGAGGAGGTCGCGGCGGCCGCGAAGAGGTGGCCGGGGTGGCCCGGGGACAGCGTGTTCCGGCTGGTGGTGCCAGTGCTCAAGGTCGGAAGCATAATCGGGCGGAAGGGCGAGCTCATCAAGCGCCTTGTCGAGGGGACCAAGGCCAGAGTCCGCATCCTCGAGGGCCCCGTCGGCGCCACCGAGCGTATC GTTTTGGTTTCTGGAAAAGAAGATCCAGGCTTGGAGCTATCTCCAGCCATGGATGCTCTCATGAGAGTTTTTAAGCGTGTCATTGGGATAACAGATGGAGCTGCGGAGGGCACTCAGGCTGCTGCTACTCCTGGTGTATGTGCTGCCCGATTGTTGGTTCCTGGAGCTCAGGCAATTAACCTAATTGGGAAGCAAGGTGCCACTATCAAAGCAATCCAGGAGAGCACGGGTGCTACAATACGGGTAATATCAGTAG ATGAACATGAGAGACCATTTTATGTAACTGACGATGAAAGGATAGTTGAGATACAGGGCGATACAGAGAAAGTTCTAAAAGCACTGCAAGCTGTTTCTAACCATCTTCGGAAGTTTTTGGTTGACCATAGTGTACTTCCATTATTTGAAAAAACT aATACTGCAGTGAGCCAAGATCACAATGTTGGTTGGAGTGATATGTCACATCCTTCAATTGGTTCTGCACAAGTGAATCAACCACCTTCAGTGGTAGATGAATATATTCTTCCAGTGAAGAGGGATACTTTGTATCTTGAACGAGAAACTTTGTTAGATCATAACATTCATCGCTCAGGCGTATCACTTTATGGGCGGGATCCAGCCTTGTCAACACTACGACCACCTGGAATACATGGTGCTGGCCCGCTACTTACACAG ATAACCCAAACCATGCAAATCCCACTTACCTATGCTGAAGACATTATAGGAGTTAAAGGAGCAAATATTGCGTACATACGAGCTAATAGTGGAGCTGTTGTTACAATTCAGGAGAGTTTGGGTAGTCCAGATGATATTACTGTTGAAATAAAGGGGACATCTTCACAGGTACAAGCTGCACAGCAGCTCATCCAG GACTCGTTGGCTTATATTTAA
- the LOC732724 gene encoding dual-specificity protein-like phosphatase 1, which yields MLIEELPGDPGGGRGEGGEDELLLPRREDGDAAEGESGVVMRVAVDAKRAAVGVSARMLFYPTLVYNVVRNRFEKHFHWWDQIDEHVLLGAVPFPSDVLRLKTLGVCGVVTLNESYERLVPTSLYEAHGIENLVLPTRDYLYAPSFVNLCEAADFIHRNASCGKLTYVHCKAGRGRSTTVVICYLVQYKNMTPAEAYEHVRLRRPRVLLASAQWQAVQEFYQLTVKKTGRSTWLDNPLIKPPLFLATRKLVAFDDSAFVMVSESDLEGYNADALALNMGSRLWEISLIYRVQFASKTAFAGFSYLWLRCRACKEALPENLGRDSCSLEVDQLTTGHPCLLQGVVVNP from the exons ATGCTAATCGAGGAGCTTCCGGGCGATCCGGGTGGAGGACGAGGTGAGGGCGGGGAGGATGAGCTGCTGCTGCCGCGTCGCGAGGATGGCGACGCCGCGGAGGGCGAGAGTGGAGTGGTGATGCGGGTGGCCGTCGACGCGAAGCGCGCAGCGGTGGGTGTAAGCGCTCGGATGCTTTTCTACCCGACGCTGGTGTACAACGTCGTGAGGAATCGGTTCGAGAAGCACTTCCACTGGTGGGATCAGATCGACGAG CATGTCCTGCTCGGTGCTGTTCCATTCCCTAGCGACGTTCTCCGGCTAAAGACGCTTGGAGTTTGTGGTGTGGTGACACTTAATGAATCATACGAGAGGCTTGTTCCCACATCCCTGTACGAG GCTCATGGAATTGAAAATCTGGTGCTACCAACAAGGGATTACCTTTATGCGCCTTCATTTGTTAACCTTTGTGAAGCTGCTGACTTTATCCACA GAAACGCTTCATGTGGGAAATTGACGTATGTGCACTGCAAAGCTGGACGAGGGCGTAGCACTACAGTTGTCATTTGCTATTTG gtgcaatataaaaatatgactcCTGCTGAAGCTTATGAACATGTCCGCTTGCGTCGGCCTAGGGTATTACTAGCTTCTGCACAGTGGCAA GCTGTGCAAGAGTTCTACCAACTAACAGTGAAGAAAACGGGGAGGTCTACTTGGCTGGACAATCCTTTAATCAAACCACCTTTGTTCCTTGCCACTCGCAAACTTGTTGCCTTTGATGATAGCGCATTTGTGATGGTCTCAGAATCAGACCTCGAAGGGTATAATGCAGATGCACTGGCACTTAATATGGGCAGTAGATTGTGGGAGATAAGCTTGATATACCGTGTCCAGTTTGCGAGCAAGACAGCATTTGCTGGGTTTTCGTATCTGTGGCTTCGATGTCGTGCCTGCAAGGAGGCTCTACCTGAGAATCTGGGGAGAGATAGCTGTTCTCTTGAGGTTGACCAGCTAACAACTGGTCATCCATGTCTACTGCAAGGTGTCGTGGTTAATCCATGA